The window GAAATATGATCCGTTCATCCTTGCGTCACATGCAGACCAAGTAAGTATTACATTATCCGTTtattgaataattatttaataaatttagttaacATAATTATTAACATAACATTATTTGTAACAGGTTTGCTACATTCGCTATCCTCGCGTTTCTAATGCTCCCGATACTTGGGTAACAGTTACGCAAATAAACCCAAGAGGAAGAATATACGGAGTTGCCGATCATGATCCTTTGCAACCTAGCGGAATTGGCTACATGGCCCCAGTTGAGCATTCTTTTGATGTTGACGTCGTGGTTGACTTCACCCAATTCACAGATGACAGAGTCGACTCTGAATCAGAAGATGAAATTGGAGAATTTGACGAAGATGATTCAGACTCAGCTTCTACCGATTACTCTTCTGATTcagaatagatttttttaattattaacaaTTGTAACTTTGAAGTACATgcgtaataaaaataaatatttgctttcaatatttgtaacaaataaatatttgctttcaaaatttttgctttcaaaatttttagtaataaatatttgtaataaataaatatttgctttcaaaatttttagtaaaataaataaatgtaattaacttaataattaaataaatcaattaaaaataactGGTAAATTCCGTCGGTAATTCGGTCGGTAAAACAAATCCGTCGGTAATCCGTCAGAAATTACCGACGGGTTACCGACGAATATCTAACTTTCGTCGGGTTAGTAAAATTTTGGTCGGTTTTCCTTGTGCTGTCGGTAATCCGTCGGTTTTTACCGACGAATCTGTCAGATGGAGTTTTGTAAAACCTCTAATTTTTGTTCTATAACGCACATATTTAATAAGAGATGTATAAAGTATGAAGTTTCAATGACtatataatcttcttttaaactaaaatcttcaaaatttgtgttttaaaaaaatgaatatgttgTTTGCCTAAAGTACTAATAGAATGATATTATATCTTATGggtaaatgtttttaaattatcaatttttttttatttttcataatttactcatatttgtcaagaaaaaatataaactacatAATATAAGCATAtttgtcaagaaaaataataagattaagggttttaatatttaatgCGTCGGTAAATAGTCGGTACACCGTCAGAAAAGTATTATGTCGGTAATCCGTCGGTTTTTTCTGACGGATTACCGATGGATTGCGAAATTTCACCCCGGGaacaaaatacaattaaattttgGTATCGCGgggaattaatttttttattgattccGACGGATGTTCCGTCGGTATTTCCGTCGGTAACATCGATAAAACCTAAgtcatttcatcttctttctcgcaTTCGTCGACATAACGCCAACTTCTCAAATCCTTTCTCCCGCTCTCGCAACCAAAATTCCGGCGACGAATCGGCTTCCAATCCGGCGTCCAAACCAGCTGCTATTCCGGCGGCTTTCTTCCCTCATCCGGCGGCTTTCTTCCCTCCGGCGGATTTCTCTACTTCGGCGGATTTCTCTACTCTGGCGGCTGTCTCTACTCCGGCGGATCTACTCCGGCGGCTCTCTTTAAAGAATGGCGTAAGTTCTCtcattttttgtcatatttccttaatttttgttagttttttaggattatggtatatttattagattttatgaaGATTTGGCTTTAGATTAATTTGAAGATTTAGAGTGTTAGATTTGTTAGAGTGTGATTTGTTAGACTGTgatttgatgaatgatgaattggatttcgtttttgtttttgttagggtgttagatttcgttttttttttatgatttggtttttgtttaattgttttatcttgtttttttttctagaaattttttgttttggttgaaagtttagttatttgttattattgtaaaatatgtgttaatgttataaattatgtgttaatttagtttttgaagaaaaaaactaaaaatgattttggaaaaaaactaatactgttatttttggaaaaaactaatttttgtgtttttggtaaaacaatcatttatgttccttaattaaactaaaactctggatttatatttcttaattattaaactCCAATCGTTTTTCAGCTTAAAATTTACCATCTTTTTGTgcttctgttgtttttttttccctatattCATATAGgatctaaatttgttttttttttccaaagaaacTATGGTTCTTATGTTGCAAACACATGTGGGAACCACGCTGCTGGAGAAGCTAGTGGTTCCCATTCACGTCATAGCCCCGTTCCAGATTCACAAGCTTCACAACATGCTCCCATGGAGATGACCattgaagattttgtttctcaacCTGGACGAGAACTTATCCCCCGCTTAGATCCTTATGGCGCTCCAAATACCACATGGTTTTGTGATTCGCATAATGGGATCACAAAATCTCTTTTGCGTATGATGTATGGAATCCTCAAAACACCATACGCAAAGTTTTCAGTGATGCCTTCGTCAGAACAAGAAATGTGGTTTAAGCAATTTGCGGTACAGTTTTCAACTttattactttaattttataacatcgttttataatatttttctcataatgcattatcttactattttttttagcaAGATTTCACTTGGCATCCGGATATCACCAACAACGTTCGAAAAGAGTTTAAGAAGGCGGCTGCTAGACAATATTCTAAGATGTTGAATGAGTGGAAGCAAAAGTGGAAGAAAGGAAAGGTGCCAAAAGGGTTGAGCGATGATCTCTTCCAAGGTTTGATTCAATATTGGGGTGAAGTAAATACAGTTTCACTTTCCTCAAAATATTCTCAGAATAGAAGGAGCGACCGTGGCGGGTTGGGCATGGCAACCCACAACAATGGTCCAGTTAGCGCCTATACCCGACAACGCCAACTTGTAAGTTTTAAGATTTcgtataattgttattttttatcattaataagacaatctttatataattaaaatacttcTTTTAGACTATTAGGGATGGTGTGGTACCAGACCATATTACTTTGATGGAGGATATGCATACCAAcaaaaagaccaaacaaatacaAGATGGTAGAGCTAAGCTGGTTGTTGAGAGTTCGAGGAGGCGGCAAGAGGAGATAATCAGTTCCCAACAATCTTCTGAAGGATCGGAGTCTACTGTTGAACTTGGAAGAGAGAAATTAAACGAGATTTTTTATGAggtaatagtttttttttttaaaatttgattttactttgttttgttttaaaatgtttgaataatttttaaaatgaatgtgtaggaaactgaaaaaaacaagGGACGGATTTTTGGACTTGGAAATCTCTCCCAACAAAGCCCGTTATCTCAATCAACGGGTTACTCATTTGCTCCCACACAAGAGTTCCAACAAGCTCTGCAAGAGAAGGATGCTCGGATTGCAGCATTGGAAAAGgaaatggaagaacaaaaagcGGAGAACAAAAGAAGGGACGAGGAGAACAAGAAGAGGGATGAGGATCTAGCAGCGTTCATGAGCGAGATGCGGGCAAGACATTCTGCCTTTTAGATTTCTGAATTCTagctttgttttgtaaaatatttatgttttcggTTTTTAGAACATTTTCCATGTTTGTACGAAATAATATTtccctaaaatttttaaatattattatataagcatttctattttaacaaaaaatttagtattaaaatttgaataattatgcaatttaaaaaaaaatacaaaaatacatcaGTCGGAAATGACGGACTTTTTCGAAGAAATCGGTCGGTAATCTGTCGGAAACGACGGATTTTTTTGAAACATTCCGTCGGTATTCTGTGGGAAATGATGGAGTTTTTCGAAAATCAATCGTGAAACCGTCGGTAGTTCCGTCGATAATACCGTCGGAAATCCGTCGATATTCGTGTTGTCGGAAACCCGTCGGTATAATGCTGTCGGAAATCCGTCGGTATAATGCTGTCGGAAACCCGTCGGTACAAAATTCGTCGGAAATCCGTCGGTAAGATATCCATCGGAAATCCCATACCGACGGTTTACCGACTCAGCATGTTTGTCGGTTATCCGTCGATATTTGTCTTGTCGGAAATCAGTCGGTAATTTCCGACAGATTTCCGACGGATTATTTTTTCCGACGCTCTAGAACCGACGGACATTTACGTCTGTAATTCGTCGGTAATCGTCGTTTCCGACGAAAAACTGACGGATATGCATGTTGGTTTTatgctgttttcttgtagtggaagGTGTCAAGAAATCAAGCTATATGAATGAAATATCTATCTAAATTATAAAAcatcttgtttgtttgatgagTCTATTCGTTTAACTTTTAGGGGGTTTTCACTTTGCTgactgtttcttgttttttttttacattgattGATATCTTCAGACGGATAGAGGAGCTATCGAATGTCTAAAACTGGGTGGTGCTGAGGCAAGCACTGTTGTGATAATTGACCGAGTCTCGTTATATAACCAAGACATGTACTAATTTTATTGTTTGCCTTGTTCGCTTCCTCTCTTTAGATCTGTTTGTTGTTCAAACTTTTAACTAGAGTTCAGATTCTATGTGTTTCACAAACTTTCATTAAAGAAAACTTATCTAACCTACCTGTtgtggaaagaaagaaatatcaGGTTTCATGAAAACATATCTGCCTCTACTTCTACCGTGTTCTCCCAAATTGATAGAAAAGTATAAGGGACACTGTCCTAGCTCGTCATTATCGTAAAGGATGCGGTCGTCTGCTCAATGGTTTACCCACGCCTAGTTCCGTCTAAGTATGATCTTTTTCCATTTTGGTCGTACAAGTTTGAGGTTGAGCACTAATTGTAATCATCTCTAAGgaataattttaacaaaattgagGTATTGATACATTTACTTGTGAAATTTCAGTGTTTCCTATTTTCTTTGTACTAGAGCTTCTCCAACtaatttctcatttttctttcaaaatataatttaaaatgaaaatcttcaaatttagtttaaattagGAATGGAGAACtccaaatatctatatataatagcaaacccattttttgtgtcaactttaatccaacggatgagattagttccacttttcaatctaacggtttaaaattattaatgatcccaacagttgcaaaTTATTAATTGTGTCTTTTCGTTatacccccatctttcaaaaatcacatctcttaagttttgcatctctttgttgtacctccatgtttcaaaaatcacatctatttatttttacaccttttttatttcacacctctatgtttacacctctttgttgtacttCCATGTTTCAAGGacacatatattattttttacacctttttatttatatataatagcaaacccatttttttgtgtcaactttaatccaacggatgagattagttccacttttcaatctaacggtttaaaattattaatgatcccaacagttgcaaattattaatcgtgtcttttcgttgtacccccatctttcaaaaatcacacctcttaagttttgcatctctttgttgtacctccatgtttcaaaaatcacatctatttatttttacaccttttttatttcacacctctatgtttacacctctttgttgtacttCCATGTTTCAAGGatcacatatattattttttacacctttttattttacacctctatgtcttacatatatttgtttattatatataaacttttctggacaacataaacaagtttcgaaaaattgttttctgagtattttcaaaacttacaagttaataagtaaaactaaagaattgttttattgaagtgttttttaattttttaaatatataatagcaaacccactttttccgttttttgtgtcaactttaaTCCAACGGATAAGATTAGTTCCACTTTTTCATCTAacagtttaaaattattaatgatcccaacagttgcatATTATTAATCTTATCTTTTCGTCGTgtccccatctttcaaaaatcacacctcttaagttttgcatctttttgttgtacctccatgtttcaaaaatcacatctatttatttttacaccttttttatttcacacctctatgtttacacttctttgttgtacctccatgtttcaaagatcacatctattaatttttacaccgttttatttcacacatttttgacctttttgttttacacctatttgtttatataaaattgcaaTGTTCTGAtccaacaaatattttgttCCGTTTTTTACtcgaaaatttaaaattaacaatgttaattaTTTCAAGTTTTTACTTTCCCGTGCGGCAACGCACGGGCCGACATCCTAGTATAGAAATAATAGAGATTTATATTTTGGAGATAAGAGTAGCTAGAGAGAGGTTGGAGCAAATTTGACTCCAACTCTATGTTGAAAATGAATATTGACCTTTGTATTCCACTCAGTTTCAAGGTCACCTTCATATTCTATATCCCAGTCTCTTAAATCTTACTGGCCAGCAATCTCCAAGGCTCAGCCTGTGTTAATCGAAAtgaatatttgtaacatagcATACTTAAACGTGTTTGTTATGTCGTATGTGGATATGTTGAACAAGATGATAGATCCCGTACGGAGAATGCTAAGGATAGGCTTTAGAATCGAACACCCCGTGAAGCCGTTGTAGTTGAACATTAGAGACTTCTTCCAAACCTTTAAAACAAACGCGTCCTCGTCCTTTAGCATTCCCTTGATGCTATATGTATCCTTTATTATTTATGCGTGTTCAATTTGAGTTGCTGTTTAAAGAGAGATCATAAGGCATGCAAGCTTACCAAACAACATAGCAAGGGATACCTGCCCTTTTATATCATTTCACCAACAACCCCAAAGGACCCTAACTACCCTTTCATCTCTCTTTTGGTTActctttcttgtctttttttttttctctctctctttattctcCACCCACCGTGCTCATGATTACGAGTCCCAAATGATGGTCTTTATCTTCTAGCAACGTTCCATATGGATTATTTAGATTACAAATATATGACCCGTCTTTCGGGCATGCGTGGCTCAAGATGACCCATTTCCCTTAATCTACAACCACAAATGTGACACTATCGATAATCGATGGCCGGATAACTTTGTCGATTGGACTGGATTTTCTCCATTCGGCCATATATTATATTAGGAATTTAGGATAACAAAAGGGCGAAGTTCTCCGGCCATGATTATCGACAGTGTCACATTGTATTGTAACCTACTCTGCAAGgcaatataattaatattgtttcAGAGTGTATTGTATAgtagtcttttctttttttgtttgctttgggaAGGATATACAGTAATCGGCCTTGTATATACGAGGCCTAAGCAAGCCCACTAATAAGGCCTACATGATAAAGAATTGTAAAGCCCAATTGGTGCCGGCAACAAGGAGTGGACTGTCAAACTTTAATTCCTGCTGTAAACTGTGAAAGGCACAGAGAGAGCACTTCCTTCCAGTCTCAGTGGTGCGTTGGTGAGGAGAGCTTCGTTGTCTTCTCCGAttgcaattagggttttaaatcgGTAATCGGTTCGGAGGTGCTTAGCTTTGCGATTGAGAATGAGATCCTTTCCACTTCCTTCGACCTGCTGACAATGGGCAACTGCGGTACTAGAGACGAGGCTGCCGTCTTCACTCCTCAAGctcaaggtctctctctctcttcttctgtctctctttatatatcTCTCACTCGCTcgccttttgtttctttttttttcctgatctctcttctctttggtTCACCTCGCAGCCCAACAGCTCCAGAAGAAGCACTCCCGCTCTGTCTCAGATCTGAGCGATCCATCAACTCCTCGCTTCCGGGACGACTCTTGCACCCCTCTTTCGTATGCCCAAGTCATCCCCTTCACTTTGTTTGAGCTCGAGACCATCACTAAGAGCTTCCGCCCAGATTATATACTCGGAGAAGGCGGCTTCGGCACCGTCTACAAGGGCTACATTGATGACAATCTCCGCGTCGGCCTCAAGTCTCTCCCTGTTGCCGTCAAGGTCCTTAACAAGGAGGGCCTACAGGGTCACCGCGAATGGCTTACCGAGGTCAACTTCCTCGGCCAGCTCCGTCATCCCAACCTCGTCAAGCTTATTGGTTACTGCTGCGAGGACGATCACCGATTGCTTGTTTATGAGTTCATGCTGCGAGGCAGCCTTGAGAATCACCTCTTTCGAAGTAATCCCGATACCCTTCTCCATTTTTTATTCTGCTCTGCGGGTGACAAACCACAAGTCTCTGTTGATTCCTTCCTACATATATCCCAAGAGTtgcacatttttttgtttatcacttATTCCGCTTTTTAATCTGGCCATGCTCGTCTAGTCTTTTAACCAAGTCACCATGGCTTTACTTCAGAAACCACAGCTCCGCTATCTTGGTCTAGAAGGATGATGATTGCTCTTGGAGCTGCGAAAGGTCTTGCTTTCCTCCACAATGCTGAAAGACCGGTTATTTATAGGGATTTCAAGACTTCCAATATACTGCTTGACTCGGTAACTAGTCTTTCATTTGCTGCAAAGGTTCCTCCAAGATGTTGGGAATATCTTACCAAAACTAATATATCCTTGCTTGGTTTGAACCTGCAGGACTACACAGCCAAGCTTTCAGATTTTGGCTTAGCTAAAGCTGGGCCCCAGGGTGATGAAACACATGTATCAACTCGAGTTATGGGTACTTATGGCTATGCTGCCCCAGAATATGTGATGACTGGTGCGTGATCTAtctctttcaacttttttttttgttcctagaTGCATACACAATCTTGACAGGTAGCTCCTGTAATGTCTTACTTTCACACAGTCTATGCCGGGAGTGATGATCATTTG is drawn from Camelina sativa cultivar DH55 chromosome 8, Cs, whole genome shotgun sequence and contains these coding sequences:
- the LOC104710008 gene encoding uncharacterized protein LOC104710008, producing the protein MANYGSYVANTCGNHAAGEASGSHSRHSPVPDSQASQHAPMEMTIEDFVSQPGRELIPRLDPYGAPNTTWFCDSHNGITKSLLRMMYGILKTPYAKFSVMPSSEQEMWFKQFAQDFTWHPDITNNVRKEFKKAAARQYSKMLNEWKQKWKKGKVPKGLSDDLFQGLIQYWGEVNTVSLSSKYSQNRRSDRGGLGMATHNNGPVSAYTRQRQLTIRDGVVPDHITLMEDMHTNKKTKQIQDGRAKLVVESSRRRQEEIISSQQSSEGSESTVELGREKLNEIFYEETEKNKGRIFGLGNLSQQSPLSQSTGYSFAPTQEFQQALQEKDARIAALEKEMEEQKAENKRRDEENKKRDEDLAAFMSEMRARHSAF
- the LOC104709049 gene encoding serine/threonine-protein kinase At5g01020, translated to MGNCGTRDEAAVFTPQAQAQQLQKKHSRSVSDLSDPSTPRFRDDSCTPLSYAQVIPFTLFELETITKSFRPDYILGEGGFGTVYKGYIDDNLRVGLKSLPVAVKVLNKEGLQGHREWLTEVNFLGQLRHPNLVKLIGYCCEDDHRLLVYEFMLRGSLENHLFRKTTAPLSWSRRMMIALGAAKGLAFLHNAERPVIYRDFKTSNILLDSDYTAKLSDFGLAKAGPQGDETHVSTRVMGTYGYAAPEYVMTGHLTARSDVYSFGVVLLEMLTGRKSVDKTRPSKEQNLVDWARPKLNDKRKLLQIIDPRLENQYSVRAAQKACSLAYYCLSQNPKARPLMSDVVETLEPLQCTGDALIPGATTAAGAAFAMGGVPDYRMHRRFGKNVGPGAICRSPNPNCSPGGPAACRVR